The stretch of DNA GTACATGCTGGGCGAGAAGCGCGAGTTGATCATCGGGGACGACTGGCTGAGCAGCATGGGCTCGGTGAACAGCTGCATCGCCCAGATCAGGGTGAACATGGCGACCATGACGATCGAGGAGCGCACCAGGGGCGCCTTGACCTGGAGCGCCGTGCGCACGGGTCCGGCGCCGTCGACCACGGCGGCCTCGATCACTTCGCGGGGTACGGCCTGGAGTGCGGCGTAGAAGATCACCATGTTGTAGCCGAGGTTGCTCCACAGGGCGATGTTCACGATCGACGGGAGCACGGTGTTCACTCCGAGGAAGTCGATGTGGATGTCGCCCTTGGAGAGCACGTCGACGACCGGGCTCAGCCCCGGGGTGTAGAGGTAGAGCCAGATCAGGGCCGCGATGATGCCCGGCACCGCGTGCGGCAGGAAGAGCCCCAACTGGGCCCAGGCGCGCAGCCGTACGACGCCCGAGTCGAGCAGCAGGGCGAGCGAGAGGGCGCCGATCACCATCAGCGGGATGTAGATCAGGCAGTAGAGCGCGACCAGACCGAGGCTGCCGAGGAAGGTCGGGTCGGTGAGGACGGCCGTGTAGCTGCGCAG from Streptomyces sp. BA2 encodes:
- a CDS encoding carbohydrate ABC transporter permease; amino-acid sequence: MTTTAPPARATRTADAPAPDGRARTRARRREHMACGVLMTPFLILLVTVFLIPVGTAVWLSFFSDDQPGLGFGSERTVFVGLRSYTAVLTDPTFLGSLGLVALYCLIYIPLMVIGALSLALLLDSGVVRLRAWAQLGLFLPHAVPGIIAALIWLYLYTPGLSPVVDVLSKGDIHIDFLGVNTVLPSIVNIALWSNLGYNMVIFYAALQAVPREVIEAAVVDGAGPVRTALQVKAPLVRSSIVMVAMFTLIWAMQLFTEPMLLSQSSPMINSRFSPSMYIYDAAFTRNNYGLAAAASVILLLCTVALSYGVTRWTNRSQKEAAR